The following coding sequences lie in one Mustelus asterias chromosome 6, sMusAst1.hap1.1, whole genome shotgun sequence genomic window:
- the mlana gene encoding melanoma antigen recognized by T-cells 1: MPKGDFPLQGVFGPGRGGPYLKSEEALGIALLVIILAALLIIGCWYYKKRNGYLILQNRHLSNTAMGSLMARHHSEEGIPFETKDSLNDYTRSNLIPNAPPAYEKIASGQLPPVYSP; this comes from the exons ATGCCAAAAGGTGATTTCCCTCTGCAAGGAGTTTTTGGCCCTGGGAGAGGTGGACCTTATCTCAAATCAGAAGA GGCTTTAGGCATTGCTCTTCTGGTTATAATCCTTGCAGCTCTATTGATAATTGGATGCTGGTACTACAAGAAACGTAATGGGTACTTGATCCTCCAG AACCGACATCTGTCCAACACTGCCATGGGTTCTTTGATGGCAAGACATCACAGTGAAGAAGGAATCCCTTTCGAGACCAAAGATTCTCTGAATGATTACACTCGATCAAATTTG ATTCCAAATGCTCCTCCTGCATATGAGAAAATTGCTTCAGGGCAATTACCACCAGTATATTCTCCTTAA